Proteins from one Desulfonema limicola genomic window:
- a CDS encoding SpoIIE family protein phosphatase, giving the protein MPAAITTRAYQNDIYCGDKCAWWEDEKKVTLCIADGLGHGPEAEAAARLAIDYIEAHLSESIPSLFLGCDIALQLTRGAALGLIVIDKINKTLTYAGIGNTRAFVVNHEIERFLSNYGIVGGGFRKLTPETSALPENYTIIMYTDGIEEIFDFNKYTREMKQDIQLLSQEILKDWGRTWDDAAIMIYKP; this is encoded by the coding sequence ATGCCGGCAGCGATAACAACAAGAGCATATCAAAACGATATTTACTGCGGAGATAAATGCGCCTGGTGGGAAGATGAAAAAAAAGTAACCCTGTGCATAGCTGACGGTCTGGGGCACGGCCCTGAGGCTGAAGCTGCTGCCAGACTGGCAATTGACTATATAGAAGCCCATCTTTCAGAATCCATTCCATCTTTATTTCTAGGATGCGATATTGCCCTGCAGCTGACCAGAGGAGCAGCACTGGGACTGATTGTTATTGATAAAATAAATAAAACCTTAACCTATGCAGGTATCGGCAATACCCGTGCTTTTGTAGTAAATCATGAAATAGAAAGATTTTTAAGTAATTATGGAATTGTGGGAGGCGGTTTCCGAAAACTGACTCCTGAAACCTCAGCTCTGCCTGAAAATTATACAATTATTATGTACACAGATGGTATTGAAGAAATTTTTGATTTTAATAAATACACCAGAGAAATGAAACAGGATATTCAGCTTTTATCACAGGAAATACTTAAAGACTGGGGCAGAACCTGGGATGATGCTGCAATTATGATATACAAACCCTAA
- a CDS encoding response regulator has translation MKILIVDDSLLVRNSVKRMFENLIKPQALFIAAKDGKAGLEMFEKEKPDMMVIDLLMPVMDGEEVIQNIHKKKHNSFISVLSSNFQKPVRERMLNLGVNLFIEKPVTNEKAEMIIKEYYKWKES, from the coding sequence ATGAAAATACTTATAGTTGACGATTCTCTTCTTGTAAGAAACAGTGTTAAAAGAATGTTTGAAAACCTTATAAAACCCCAGGCATTGTTTATAGCAGCCAAAGACGGAAAAGCGGGCCTGGAAATGTTTGAAAAAGAAAAGCCTGACATGATGGTCATAGACCTGCTTATGCCGGTTATGGATGGAGAAGAAGTTATACAAAATATTCATAAAAAAAAGCATAACAGCTTTATCTCTGTACTAAGTTCCAATTTTCAGAAACCTGTAAGGGAAAGAATGCTGAACCTGGGCGTGAATTTGTTTATAGAAAAACCTGTAACAAATGAAAAAGCAGAAATGATAATCAAAGAATATTATAAGTGGAAAGAATCCTGA
- a CDS encoding response regulator: MENKILYSELSRYYNGLEIGILITDTDLSIIFINEWIKHRLDKERQDIKNLSQLYINHDFSFIQDVIQKTIKYNSPQILSQAFHSWIIPLPDNRFPDGLMRQSGSLIPFSLNNHGSYALIQIKDNSDTVLRIEYLKQSQKKLSEQAVELEKAKEAAESANQAKSYFLANMSHELRTPLNSILGFTQLLIQDINLNNRQKDRLNIIEQSGNHLLAVINDLLDISKIESKHTELKPEQFHFLNFLYQIAETVKIHAVKKKLKFIYRFGHDLPEIIYADKKKLKQVLFNLLNNAIKFTEKGEVVFSVSQDHTKQCILFQIEDTGIGIPPELLEDIFNPFRRVSEKLNSIQGTGLGLAISKEFIRMMGSSPGVISEPGKGSSFFFRLNTSDLLIKDNHIDIDPYTSDYDLTEIAGYHGKKLTILIADDIEENRLVLKQLLDLLGFKVLEAENGKVCMEKFQESMPDLILMDLLMPVIDGWEAADMIRKKDHKTPIIAVSANAYNINFEKCRLAGINDFIAKPFSMSKILKKIEKNLGLKWIFHKNTNNCQQNIEPDLPENPCDVKMPSQIDKEQIINFAQIGNVKAINLILDKIDKQDRSYASLVKTLRNFLKTYDLNEIITFLK; the protein is encoded by the coding sequence ATGGAAAATAAAATATTATATTCTGAATTATCAAGATATTATAATGGTCTTGAAATTGGCATATTAATCACTGATACAGATTTGTCTATAATTTTTATAAATGAATGGATTAAACACCGCCTTGACAAAGAAAGGCAGGACATAAAAAACCTGTCCCAATTGTATATAAACCATGATTTTTCATTTATTCAGGATGTTATACAAAAAACAATAAAATATAACTCCCCCCAGATATTATCCCAGGCTTTTCATTCATGGATCATCCCTCTTCCTGACAATCGTTTTCCTGACGGATTAATGAGACAAAGCGGGAGTTTAATCCCCTTTTCATTAAATAACCATGGTTCTTATGCACTCATACAAATTAAGGATAATTCTGATACTGTTTTAAGGATTGAATATTTAAAACAATCCCAGAAAAAACTATCTGAACAGGCCGTGGAACTGGAAAAAGCAAAAGAGGCTGCTGAATCTGCAAATCAGGCTAAAAGCTATTTTCTTGCCAATATGAGCCATGAATTAAGAACCCCTTTAAACAGTATTCTGGGATTTACCCAGCTTCTTATACAGGACATTAATCTTAATAACAGGCAAAAGGATCGTCTTAATATTATTGAACAAAGCGGAAATCATCTTCTTGCCGTCATAAATGATCTGCTGGATATTTCAAAGATTGAATCAAAACATACAGAACTAAAACCAGAGCAATTTCATTTTTTAAATTTTCTCTATCAGATTGCAGAAACTGTAAAAATCCATGCTGTCAAAAAAAAGCTCAAATTTATATATAGATTCGGCCATGATTTACCTGAAATCATATATGCAGATAAAAAAAAATTAAAACAGGTTCTTTTTAATCTTCTTAATAATGCCATTAAATTCACAGAAAAAGGGGAAGTAGTCTTTAGTGTCTCCCAAGATCATACAAAACAGTGCATTTTATTTCAAATTGAAGATACAGGCATTGGAATACCGCCTGAATTACTGGAAGATATTTTTAATCCTTTCAGAAGAGTCAGTGAAAAACTCAATTCTATCCAGGGAACCGGACTTGGACTTGCAATAAGCAAAGAATTTATCCGCATGATGGGAAGCAGCCCTGGAGTAATCAGCGAACCTGGAAAGGGCAGCTCCTTTTTTTTCAGGCTTAATACCTCTGATTTACTGATAAAAGATAATCATATTGATATTGATCCATATACCTCAGATTATGATTTAACAGAAATTGCAGGGTATCATGGAAAAAAACTAACCATATTGATTGCTGATGATATAGAGGAAAACAGGCTTGTATTAAAACAATTGCTTGATTTATTAGGCTTTAAAGTTCTGGAAGCAGAAAATGGAAAGGTCTGCATGGAAAAATTCCAGGAATCCATGCCTGACCTGATTCTTATGGACCTGCTGATGCCTGTGATTGACGGCTGGGAAGCAGCAGATATGATTAGAAAAAAAGATCACAAGACTCCAATTATTGCTGTTTCTGCAAATGCCTATAACATCAACTTTGAAAAATGCAGGCTTGCAGGAATCAATGATTTTATAGCAAAACCTTTCAGCATGAGCAAAATATTAAAAAAAATTGAAAAAAATCTTGGTTTAAAATGGATTTTTCATAAAAATACGAATAATTGCCAGCAAAACATTGAACCTGATCTTCCTGAAAATCCTTGTGATGTAAAAATGCCTTCCCAGATAGATAAAGAGCAGATTATAAATTTTGCTCAAATAGGAAATGTAAAAGCAATTAATCTTATACTTGACAAGATTGATAAACAAGACAGGTCATATGCATCCCTGGTAAAAACCCTTCGTAATTTTCTTAAAACATATGATTTAAATGAGATTATAACCTTTCTAAAATAA
- a CDS encoding SpoIIE family protein phosphatase: MPAAIQKRAFENQSYCGDECAWWEDEKKITLCIVDGLGHGQEAETAARQAIDYVKQHLHKPIEEIFAGCNISIRDTRGAAMGIAIINKTEKTLTYAGIGNTRAVVLNTKPVRLSGNYGIIGGGFKKITPETIPVQDGSIVVMFTDGIEEMVDLAEFNSLLSQDMEIMAQKIIQKSRKNDDSAVMVFQTSFNRIYTTSGGRMVKITENGKDIITELINTGIGRAASALSELLNSEICLNVLSLKILNSQELIQYLEQMVSQEFVIITQKFSGGLNGEGIVSFPVTKGKTLINILLEESENPDESFNVLELEAISEVGNLVINAIGSTIADMVETELAFQLPNISISQKIITFNEDVSDKLYIIGETNFSVKEKEVEGKIILAFSYENLEMIVNKFEVF, encoded by the coding sequence ATGCCGGCAGCCATCCAGAAAAGAGCTTTTGAAAACCAGTCATACTGCGGTGATGAATGCGCCTGGTGGGAAGATGAAAAAAAAATAACCCTCTGCATAGTTGACGGTCTGGGACATGGTCAGGAAGCGGAAACAGCAGCCAGACAGGCAATTGATTATGTAAAACAGCATCTTCACAAACCTATTGAGGAAATATTTGCAGGATGCAATATCAGCATACGGGACACCAGGGGAGCTGCTATGGGTATTGCAATTATTAATAAAACAGAAAAAACCCTTACCTATGCAGGAATCGGCAACACCCGTGCTGTTGTATTAAACACTAAACCTGTCCGTTTATCAGGTAATTATGGTATTATCGGAGGCGGTTTTAAAAAAATTACTCCTGAAACCATCCCTGTACAAGACGGCTCTATTGTTGTCATGTTTACAGATGGTATTGAAGAAATGGTTGATCTTGCTGAGTTTAACAGTCTTTTAAGCCAGGATATGGAAATAATGGCACAAAAGATAATTCAAAAAAGCAGGAAAAACGATGACTCAGCAGTTATGGTGTTTCAGACATCATTTAACCGTATATACACAACAAGCGGCGGCAGAATGGTTAAAATTACTGAAAATGGAAAAGATATAATTACCGAGCTGATTAACACAGGGATAGGCAGGGCAGCATCAGCTCTTTCAGAATTATTAAACAGTGAAATCTGTTTAAATGTTTTATCACTTAAAATCCTGAATTCTCAAGAGCTGATTCAATATCTTGAACAAATGGTTTCACAGGAATTTGTTATTATTACTCAAAAATTTTCAGGCGGATTAAATGGAGAAGGTATAGTTTCTTTTCCTGTTACAAAAGGAAAAACCCTGATAAACATCCTGCTTGAAGAATCTGAAAACCCTGACGAAAGCTTTAATGTTCTTGAACTTGAAGCAATCTCAGAAGTAGGAAACCTGGTAATAAATGCCATTGGAAGCACTATTGCAGATATGGTTGAAACAGAACTTGCATTTCAACTCCCCAACATTTCCATCTCCCAAAAGATTATCACTTTTAACGAAGATGTGTCTGACAAGCTTTATATAATTGGCGAAACAAATTTTTCAGTAAAGGAAAAAGAGGTTGAAGGAAAAATTATACTTGCATTTTCCTATGAAAACCTTGAAATGATTGTAAATAAGTTTGAAGTATTTTAA
- a CDS encoding ATP-binding protein, with translation MTNKQSLQGGSIIKQPVAIKIRAELDISHARLTAVKIAENMGFSSAECCAVRTSVSELANNLLFHTTCGGMILINTIENENKKGIEITAKDDGPGISDINLAMQDGYSTGGGLGGGLSGVKRLMDEFEIISKTGAGTCITTIKWRKQCRQR, from the coding sequence ATGACAAACAAGCAGTCTTTACAAGGGGGCAGTATTATAAAACAACCTGTTGCAATAAAAATAAGAGCAGAACTTGATATTTCACATGCAAGACTGACAGCAGTAAAAATTGCAGAAAACATGGGCTTCAGCAGCGCTGAATGCTGTGCTGTCAGAACAAGTGTATCTGAACTTGCAAACAATCTTTTGTTTCACACTACTTGCGGAGGAATGATTTTAATAAATACCATTGAAAATGAAAATAAAAAAGGAATAGAAATAACAGCAAAAGATGATGGACCAGGTATATCTGACATAAATCTTGCCATGCAGGACGGATACAGCACAGGGGGAGGTCTTGGCGGAGGTCTCAGCGGTGTTAAACGGCTTATGGATGAATTTGAAATTATTTCTAAAACAGGTGCAGGCACCTGTATTACAACCATAAAATGGAGAAAACAATGCCGGCAGCGATAA